The following nucleotide sequence is from Homalodisca vitripennis isolate AUS2020 unplaced genomic scaffold, UT_GWSS_2.1 ScUCBcl_5555;HRSCAF=12336, whole genome shotgun sequence.
aaattcagctcAAATTGATGTAAAATGTCCAAGCTTCCTCTCTCTAACCTCAAATCTGAGAAAACACTTATACACTAaggtaaaatcagctgttttaaaaactagattattgttattagtagacTGTCTCATCAACAGGCAACTTTAacctagaataaaaaataaatatacatcttctattatactattttctttggatttggtaaattaaagtattttacaacataaatatgtcttaaaaactaactttaaaatttatttcattttttaacactgAGGTGTCTGTTATAAAAGAATAGgctgtttaatagttttttaattacggTGTTTAGAAAATACTGAGATATGACTAAAAACTGCCTTCCTGTGGGGTTTTAAAAACCTGTCACTCAAAAACCTGAAggcagaaaaatgtaaaactttgcATTTTAACAAGTCTTAGCAAGTACAAacttacaaacaaacaaatattgccAAAATCTTTTTAAGGtccaaaattagttttttataggTTGATTTGAAATGGAATGCCCTGTGGGCTTTGTGGGAGCCTTCAGCACCACCCTTCTTTTCTAGTGATTAAAGataaacatccctcgagatagtaggCCTACCCAAATTCAAGGTCAGATCATGTCAGCGCTTGTAAAGGCTAGATTACCGCCAACCGTGGTAATATAGAGTTGCCCCGACCCACTGTGCTCCCAGCCATTTAATGGGCCTCTAGACCACCACGTGCGGCTGTCCGAAGCGGCTGAATCGCAAGTACAAGGAGAGTCATAGTGGAGACGGGATGCCGGCAACGCACTCTCTTGCGCGCACCATCCTGAACTTTGGTTCTACTACTAacaatatttatgataacctaatcttaAATCTACTTGTATCGCATGGTTAAAAAAGTAGATAGGGCCAGAGTGGCCCACTTCTTGCTGAGATCTCTTTCTTTTGGCAggccaaataaaaactgattatcataataacaatttaattcttacagtaaatcaaataaagtctcttctttctaataatatagtattttaggTAATAGTATCAGTGAAACTGTTCAAAAAAAATAGTGTCCTCTGAGTAATATTAAAGTACTGAATATCACATTACttatttagaaaaagattttcTTGGATATTTGATTCAACATCACTGTGCTGCCTTTACACATTTATTGCCTTCACAGATAGTCAGTTACCTTCAAAAACTTATATATGAtcaatttatcttaaataatatGAACAAACATATTATTCCTTATGTTGGTatcaatatacataattaaatgttgTGTTTCAGCCTACTGAAGAACTATTGAAGAAACACTATGCTGACTTATCCAGCAAGCCATTTTTCCCTGGTTTAGTGAAGTACATGTCTTCTGGACCTGTTGTTCCAATGGTAAGAAATCATGACTATAATGTAATTCTGTATAGTTCGCTATAGTGACGTGAAACGGGCCTTGGATGTGCAATGGACAAATGTTGCATAAAGTGATCATCCCATTAGCACAGTCAGTCAGTTCCGTCTGCTCCACAAGTGAAGTGTGTACTAATGTGGCTAAAAGCAtaaatatcagtgtttaaaatGGACAATGCAAGTGCTtcagtttcaaaaatgtaaaagaaagttACCATAATCATGCATGcggaaaaatatacaacatttatagtaaactagctgtttcccgcagctccgcacgcttttcataagcgttacccgtgtatgtgcacttctggctcaagtaaattatatttccaacgctgatgtagagtttgcttttttgccacgatcaagaaaatctgtatatgtttatagccattgtacaatAATAATGGTACTTAATATACCAATAATGTATACGTAagtatatataatgtaatgtatacttgtacttaataatatactttttgtatattataaagtggtctaacactcaagcttcaagtttaaccagaaatttatcttcaagacaaatatacatcatacttagcgccttcaaatagtgtttggctattaaatattcgtaactgtcccataattgcagtttataatgtgcaggcgctttgaaaactattatctttggcaacgccacctggaggcgagttacatcaatagacatagcatagaaaccttcttcgtggaaaaatacatatacatacaaatttttgtaatgatcggtcaaatagtttacgattccataaaggacaaacattcatttttatataatagatgtatatatatatatatatatatatatatatatatatatatatatatggagaaaCAGCTCCTCGGAATGTTAGAAAAGCAGCTCAGATTCAAAGGTGGCAGATGCTTGTAGGAAATTGTCACATGTATTACAGTGTTGAAAGAAAGTAAGAATTCTCCAGGTGAAGCAAAgaaattcattattccttaaaacaaAAGAGACCACAGAAAAAAAGCAATAAGttattttgatgattttaatataaaattttatttgcaatatgagattaaattatttaaggaaattaaagaattttgtaaagcggattataaaattttatatatattgaacTTATTTTCACAGCATTTCTGAGGTCTGTAAAACCTGGacataaaacaaaaatctaaGAGTTTAAGAACCCTGTAAGTAAAAGAAAACCAGTGATTGTTCTCCATGTTGTCAGTGAAGATGGCTTCATTACTAATTCCTTGGTCATGTTTGAATCCAAAAGTTAGAACTTTTAAGTTAAGTCTAAGAACTccataaaactttgttttatccTGTGCCTGATAtacttaaagctatttttttacCTTGACCCAAGTAAGCACTTTAATTTAGGTCAACCATTAATGTGTTATACAACACGTTTTTTATGAACTGGTGCTCTAAATTTATGCCacatgttgtaaataattttaaaagaattgtaaTGCTTCAAAAAgtctgaaatttaaaactatccCGTAATTctgttttataccaaatttaaggGCGtacgtaaacaaataaaaaattactttcagtGCCGAATTGTacgttgattttaaatttaagttttgatacaagtaataaatctcaaaataatcaatattttatcaaaaccagaaaataaagtttgtgcaattCATTGATAAAGACTGTGACAGTTGTAGCCACcagctaaattttttaaaacactccAAACCTGCTTACTATACAGGATAGAACAATAGTAGGCGGAGAAATTTATCATGTGGAGTGTTCAGAAATGAAACTAggaattttttttagtaattcttGTGCTTTTTGTAGAGTTGTATTTGATTTGAATCACCATTCATTCTTTAGGTGTGGGAAGGCCTTAATGTAGTGAAGACTGGAAGATTCCTATTGGGAACCACAAACCCTCAGGACTCCAACCCTGGTACAATCAGAGGCGACTACTGCATTCAGACTGGCAGGTTGGTTGTTAATAGTTTGTTACATGtagactttttattttgaatatggtACAGTCTTCAGCATTtcatactatattataatatcagttattttaaattacaagaaaagtagcaataattaatattagtcaTTGTGtaactaaagtttttaatttgggTGATAGAAAAACTGTTGTAGCCATCAGTTGTTTATAGTGATGTAAAATGCCCAGGGCACAGGCAAATTCCCAAATTTCATAAATGCCTGGACATTtatccattttaaatataaataggccTTAATAATGGAGGTTTTGGGACCACaactataaataactttttaaatatctccctatatatatatatacatttttttatatatatatatagggtgtctATGTAAATGtaggatattatatatatatatatatatatatatatatatatatatatatatatatatatatatatatatatatttatatttatattaaaatatgaaatttttttgttacttctTCATAGAATTTTTAGAGGAATTGAA
It contains:
- the LOC124373441 gene encoding nucleoside diphosphate kinase-like encodes the protein MVVCTLLSIYSLFSPAMAANKERTFIMVKPDGVHRGLVGKIIKRFETKGFKLVALKFTWPTEELLKKHYADLSSKPFFPGLVKYMSSGPVVPMVWEGLNVVKTGRFLLGTTNPQDSNPGTIRGDYCIQTGRLVVNSLLHVDFLF